Proteins encoded by one window of Coleofasciculus chthonoplastes PCC 7420:
- a CDS encoding endonuclease MutS2 — MIQSETLELLEWQRLCQHLATFAATKLGAIASRHLHPPATLAESLHLLAQTKEVYQLECQLTSGWTFEGIQDIGDALERAERQGILSGEDLLAIATTLAGVRRLRRLIDDQEDIPVLNQLVADIRTYPELEQEIHRCIDERGDVTDRASPKLAEIRQHSKSLRDRIYQTLQNIVQRQGGALQQPLITQRGDRFVLPVKAPQKDSVSGIVHDASSTGATLYIEPHAIVGLGNQLKTYQRREQAEAEAVRRVLTEQVAAVKPDLEQVLAVATRLDLATAKARYSLWLQANPPRFIDPNQRESITLRQLRHPLLVWQYQHEEDAPVVPITIQIQPQIKVVAITGPNTGGKTVTLKTLGLAALMAKVGLFVPAKEPVELPWFEQILADIGDEQSLEQSLSTFSGHIRRISRILEELENCRAPWRVSTDGGEDDLAQREPDTPHPTSALVLLDEIGAGTDPAEGSALAIALLNYLADHAQLTVATTHYGELKALKYQDERFENASVEFNDVTLSPTYRLLWGIPGRSNALTIAERLGLKSDVVSLAQTLVGGSSEDVNQVISGLEAQRRDQETKAQEANQLLQQTERLHQEVSSKAKLLQERERELKLSQEQAVQDAIAQAKAEIAQVIRKLQQGPQIAQNAKKATDALKEIEQRHIPKPPAKAKPAFQPKVGDRIRIPRLNQTAEVLTPADEDGELTVRFGLMKMTVSLADIESLEGQKAHIPVKSKPASTPAPAAASPPTPPIRTEKNTIDLRGSRVADAEVELEQAISKAIASGVLWIIHGKGTGKLRAGVHEFLERHPLVDRFELAKQAEGGSGVTVAYLK, encoded by the coding sequence TTGATTCAATCTGAAACGTTAGAACTACTCGAATGGCAACGCCTGTGCCAACACCTGGCAACCTTCGCCGCCACCAAACTAGGCGCGATCGCGTCTCGCCATCTCCATCCTCCCGCTACTTTGGCGGAAAGTCTGCATCTATTGGCGCAGACAAAAGAAGTCTATCAACTTGAATGCCAGTTAACCAGTGGCTGGACGTTTGAGGGGATTCAGGATATTGGTGATGCGCTAGAACGCGCTGAACGACAAGGGATATTATCCGGGGAAGACTTACTCGCGATCGCAACCACTCTAGCAGGAGTCCGGCGTTTACGACGTCTCATCGACGATCAAGAGGATATCCCGGTTCTCAACCAACTCGTGGCTGATATCCGTACCTATCCGGAATTAGAACAAGAAATTCACCGTTGTATCGACGAACGCGGCGATGTCACCGATCGCGCGAGTCCGAAACTGGCAGAAATTCGACAGCACAGTAAATCCCTACGCGATCGCATTTATCAAACGCTCCAAAACATTGTACAGCGTCAAGGCGGCGCACTCCAGCAACCCTTAATCACCCAACGGGGCGATCGCTTTGTTCTCCCGGTGAAAGCCCCCCAGAAAGACTCGGTTTCGGGTATCGTTCATGACGCTTCCAGTACGGGTGCTACGCTGTACATCGAACCTCATGCGATCGTTGGGTTGGGGAATCAACTCAAAACCTATCAACGGCGGGAACAAGCCGAAGCCGAAGCCGTGCGCCGGGTGTTAACCGAACAAGTCGCCGCCGTTAAGCCGGATCTAGAACAGGTATTAGCCGTCGCCACTCGGTTAGATTTAGCCACAGCCAAAGCCCGATATAGCCTCTGGTTACAGGCAAATCCGCCGCGCTTCATTGATCCGAATCAACGAGAATCGATTACCCTACGCCAATTGCGACATCCTCTGTTAGTCTGGCAGTATCAGCATGAAGAAGATGCGCCAGTTGTACCGATTACTATCCAGATTCAGCCCCAAATAAAAGTTGTGGCGATTACGGGTCCGAATACAGGGGGTAAAACCGTTACCTTAAAAACATTGGGGTTAGCCGCACTCATGGCAAAGGTGGGCTTATTTGTCCCTGCCAAAGAACCCGTAGAACTGCCGTGGTTTGAGCAAATTCTGGCAGATATTGGCGATGAACAGTCTTTAGAACAGAGTTTATCTACCTTTTCCGGTCATATTCGCCGAATTAGTCGGATTTTAGAGGAATTAGAAAATTGTAGAGCGCCATGGCGCGTCTCTACAGATGGGGGAGAAGATGATTTAGCCCAAAGGGAACCAGACACCCCACATCCCACATCCGCCCTAGTCTTACTGGATGAAATTGGTGCGGGAACTGATCCAGCCGAAGGAAGTGCCTTAGCGATCGCACTCCTGAACTATCTGGCGGATCATGCTCAGCTTACTGTAGCCACGACGCACTATGGTGAACTTAAGGCACTCAAATATCAAGATGAACGATTTGAAAACGCCTCGGTTGAGTTTAATGATGTCACCCTTTCCCCCACCTATCGCCTCCTCTGGGGAATTCCGGGTCGATCCAATGCGTTAACGATTGCCGAACGGTTAGGATTAAAATCAGATGTGGTATCCCTTGCCCAAACCTTAGTGGGGGGTAGTTCGGAAGACGTAAACCAGGTGATTTCTGGACTCGAAGCCCAACGACGGGATCAGGAAACCAAAGCCCAAGAAGCCAACCAACTCCTCCAGCAAACCGAACGTTTGCATCAAGAAGTCTCCAGTAAAGCTAAACTCTTGCAGGAGAGAGAACGGGAATTGAAACTCTCTCAAGAACAAGCCGTACAAGACGCGATCGCGCAAGCCAAAGCAGAAATTGCCCAGGTGATTCGCAAATTGCAGCAGGGACCCCAAATCGCTCAAAACGCGAAGAAAGCCACCGATGCGCTCAAAGAAATTGAGCAGCGCCATATCCCCAAACCCCCGGCTAAAGCCAAACCCGCCTTTCAACCCAAAGTGGGCGATCGCATTCGCATTCCTCGCCTAAATCAAACGGCGGAAGTCTTGACCCCTGCGGATGAAGATGGGGAACTCACCGTGCGTTTTGGCTTAATGAAGATGACGGTATCTTTAGCGGATATAGAATCCCTAGAGGGTCAAAAGGCGCATATCCCCGTCAAATCTAAACCCGCATCCACCCCAGCACCCGCCGCCGCATCGCCACCGACTCCCCCGATTCGCACCGAGAAAAATACAATTGATTTACGCGGATCGCGTGTTGCCGATGCTGAAGTCGAGTTAGAACAAGCCATTTCCAAAGCGATCGCCTCTGGGGTATTGTGGATTATTCATGGTAAAGGAACTGGAAAATTAAGGGCTGGAGTCCATGAATTCTTAGAACGCCATCCCCTGGTTGATCGGTTTGAATTAGCCAAG